In Methylacidiphilum infernorum V4, a single window of DNA contains:
- a CDS encoding substrate-binding domain-containing protein, protein MHGSILGLLGGLPKKRWKILLSGLFFLSFMGMQSRAEDICSCADPGNLPFSNQKLEGFENKIAQLVADTLHLPLSYYWFAHQRGLVRNTLKMDKCNVIIGVPSNWGQVLTTKPYYRTSYVMVYKKDKALSIQSLDDPLLKTLKIGVLINSPPHQLLAGRGIIENVVGYSPFFDPVFHPEESPGRVVEDVLSGKIDVALVWGPVAGYYIKKKNSPLVMIPLTSDNPRIPVVFDISMGVKKGNQELKSKLDQVIDMKHGEILQILEEYGVPLLKTTVGQGKELHTVQEDR, encoded by the coding sequence ATGCATGGCTCGATACTTGGACTCCTTGGGGGTTTACCCAAGAAAAGATGGAAAATCCTTTTGTCTGGACTTTTTTTTCTTTCTTTCATGGGAATGCAGTCCAGGGCCGAAGATATCTGTTCTTGTGCGGATCCGGGAAACCTCCCGTTTTCAAACCAGAAATTAGAGGGGTTTGAAAATAAAATTGCACAGCTTGTTGCCGATACTCTTCATCTGCCCCTGTCTTACTATTGGTTTGCCCATCAAAGGGGACTGGTAAGAAACACCTTAAAAATGGATAAATGCAACGTGATCATAGGAGTTCCCTCAAATTGGGGGCAGGTCCTTACGACCAAACCCTATTATAGGACTTCTTATGTCATGGTTTACAAGAAGGATAAAGCCTTGTCTATTCAATCGCTCGATGATCCCCTTTTAAAAACCCTCAAAATCGGGGTGTTGATCAATAGTCCTCCCCATCAACTGCTTGCAGGGAGGGGAATTATTGAGAATGTAGTGGGTTATTCACCGTTTTTTGATCCTGTTTTTCATCCTGAAGAATCTCCGGGAAGAGTCGTGGAAGATGTTTTGAGTGGAAAAATTGATGTTGCCCTGGTATGGGGCCCGGTGGCCGGGTATTACATTAAAAAGAAAAACTCTCCCTTGGTCATGATCCCCCTAACAAGCGATAATCCAAGAATTCCCGTCGTTTTTGATATTTCCATGGGGGTAAAGAAAGGAAATCAAGAACTCAAAAGCAAGCTTGATCAAGTCATCGATATGAAACATGGAGAAATCCTCCAGATCCTTGAAGAGTATGGTGTTCCCCTACTGAAAACCACGGTTGGCCAAGGAAAAGAGCTCCATACTGTCCAGGAAGATCGTTAG
- a CDS encoding 4a-hydroxytetrahydrobiopterin dehydratase — protein MTENSLVEEKCVACRGDAPRVSPQEKEELIKQIPQWRIVEKEGVEMLERKYDFPDFASALIFTDKVGRLAEQEKHHPSLLVEWGKVTVWWWTHKIKGLHRNDFIMAAKTDSLYTPILKDYVES, from the coding sequence ATGACAGAAAATAGTCTTGTAGAAGAGAAGTGTGTAGCTTGCCGAGGAGATGCCCCCAGGGTCAGCCCCCAAGAAAAGGAAGAACTCATCAAGCAGATCCCCCAGTGGCGAATTGTCGAAAAAGAGGGAGTGGAGATGCTCGAAAGAAAGTACGATTTTCCTGATTTTGCTTCGGCTTTGATCTTTACCGATAAAGTGGGAAGGCTGGCGGAACAGGAAAAACATCATCCTTCCCTTTTAGTGGAATGGGGTAAAGTAACGGTTTGGTGGTGGACGCATAAAATTAAGGGACTTCATCGTAATGATTTTATAATGGCAGCAAAAACAGACAGTTTATATACCCCCATTTTAAAAGATTACGTTGAGTCTTAA
- a CDS encoding pyruvate dehydrogenase complex dihydrolipoamide acetyltransferase, whose amino-acid sequence MKQITMPLLSPSMTEGQIVRWLKKEGEPIQEGEVIAEVETDKAVMDLEAFESGILKQILLPEGSRAPVNTPIALIETESEETGQLSTAHEPVMEAKEKSETPSLPKPSVQLKQGPVEEKPQRIKSSPLARKIAGEEGIDLSAVQGTGPGGRIVKRDVLEKVEQKKKMLPVQEPGVISPRPSPGVTKIPLSLMREKIAKRLLESKTTIPHFYLETEIVVTALSQLRNELNQYYSQHEQPWKFTYNDFILKATIEAIKRVPAVNASWNGDSILHHDAIHLAFAVAIEDGLITPVIKDAQNKSLMVLSKEAKELIQKAQERKLSPEEYSGGTITVSNLGMFGIESFYAIIDPPQDMILAIGSIMKKPLVDGQNNIVIGEVMKVNASCDHRVIDGATGAKFLKEFKQIMENPLSMLV is encoded by the coding sequence ATGAAACAGATTACAATGCCTTTGTTAAGTCCATCAATGACGGAAGGACAGATTGTCAGGTGGTTGAAAAAAGAAGGAGAACCTATTCAAGAAGGAGAAGTGATCGCTGAAGTAGAAACGGATAAGGCGGTAATGGATCTCGAGGCTTTCGAATCGGGTATTTTAAAGCAGATTCTACTTCCCGAAGGAAGCAGGGCCCCTGTAAATACTCCCATCGCCTTAATTGAAACCGAATCCGAGGAAACAGGGCAGCTTTCAACTGCCCATGAACCTGTAATGGAAGCCAAGGAAAAGTCCGAGACACCGTCTCTACCTAAGCCTTCGGTACAGCTTAAACAAGGCCCGGTTGAAGAAAAGCCGCAAAGAATCAAGTCTTCTCCACTGGCTAGAAAAATTGCCGGCGAAGAAGGAATTGACCTTTCCGCTGTCCAAGGAACAGGTCCGGGAGGACGCATTGTGAAAAGGGATGTCTTGGAAAAAGTAGAACAAAAGAAAAAAATGCTCCCGGTTCAAGAGCCTGGTGTCATTTCTCCCCGTCCTTCTCCAGGAGTGACAAAAATCCCCTTGTCTTTAATGCGGGAAAAAATTGCCAAGCGGCTCTTAGAAAGCAAAACCACCATTCCCCATTTTTATCTTGAAACCGAAATAGTCGTTACTGCACTCTCTCAGCTCAGAAACGAACTCAACCAATACTATTCTCAACACGAACAACCGTGGAAATTTACCTATAATGATTTCATTTTAAAAGCAACGATAGAGGCTATAAAAAGAGTCCCCGCGGTGAATGCTTCATGGAATGGAGACTCCATATTACATCACGATGCTATTCACCTTGCTTTTGCGGTCGCTATTGAAGATGGCCTTATTACTCCCGTCATAAAAGATGCTCAAAATAAATCCTTGATGGTTTTATCGAAGGAAGCCAAGGAGCTTATCCAAAAGGCTCAGGAAAGAAAGTTATCCCCTGAAGAGTATTCCGGAGGAACAATTACCGTTTCCAATTTAGGAATGTTTGGGATAGAAAGTTTTTATGCCATTATTGATCCCCCCCAAGACATGATACTGGCTATAGGATCCATCATGAAAAAACCCCTCGTCGATGGTCAAAACAACATCGTCATCGGAGAAGTGATGAAAGTCAACGCTTCTTGTGACCATAGAGTGATTGACGGTGCAACAGGGGCGAAGTTTTTAAAAGAATTTAAACAGATCATGGAGAATCCCCTTTCCATGCTCGTATAA
- a CDS encoding HAD-IA family hydrolase encodes MSTLQINTLFLDVGGVLLTNGWDTEGRKKAAEVFGLDPREFEDRHHLTFDTYEQGKLTLHEYLKRTVFYQNRAFSMDDFRQFMFSLSRPIPEMIELIKTLKKKYNLRIAVLSNEGRELQIHRIQSFNLHSFIDYFIVSSFVHLRKPDVDIFQLALDVAQSPPNSVLYIEDRPMFVDIARSLGIEAIRHECYEKTKAALISYGLVP; translated from the coding sequence ATGTCCACTCTTCAAATAAATACCTTGTTCCTTGATGTTGGAGGAGTCCTTTTAACCAACGGGTGGGATACGGAAGGAAGGAAAAAAGCCGCCGAGGTTTTTGGTTTGGATCCTAGAGAATTTGAAGATAGGCATCACTTGACCTTCGACACGTATGAGCAAGGAAAACTTACCCTTCATGAATATTTAAAAAGGACGGTCTTTTACCAAAATCGAGCTTTTAGCATGGATGATTTCAGACAATTTATGTTTAGCCTTTCCCGTCCCATTCCTGAAATGATTGAACTGATCAAAACGTTGAAAAAAAAATACAACTTAAGAATTGCTGTTCTCAGTAACGAAGGCAGAGAACTGCAGATTCATAGGATTCAATCTTTCAATCTTCACAGCTTCATTGACTACTTTATCGTTTCTTCATTTGTCCACTTAAGAAAACCCGATGTAGACATTTTTCAATTAGCCCTTGATGTAGCCCAATCTCCACCCAATTCAGTTCTCTACATCGAGGACAGGCCCATGTTCGTGGACATAGCTCGAAGTCTTGGCATTGAAGCTATAAGGCATGAATGTTACGAAAAAACAAAGGCAGCCTTGATTTCTTACGGGCTGGTCCCCTAA
- the lpdA gene encoding dihydrolipoyl dehydrogenase, whose translation MNDLDLIVIGGGPAGYVAALRAAQLGKKVALIEENKLGGVCSNWGCIPTKALLKTAELLETCRKADFFGIEISGLKFDYAKVIARSRQSANRMSAGVEYLLKSRGVRWIKARAKIGKNKQIKVFYPDEKTEELGSPYILICTGCRPKTIPSIKVDGKMILTSREALESTRLPKKIIIVGGGAIGIEFAYFYKCMGSDVVVVEMTPTILPGTDSEISMALHKSLTKKGITLLNSTSVEKCWVIKDKLHVRLKGAVNDSIESDAMLIAIGVAAQPNEILEAGLDLKTINGFIAVDNRYQTSIEGVYAAGDVIGPPLLAHAAFREGWEAVECMFLGKKSTRPHFVPSCVYCQPQVAMVGITEEEAKKENIPYKSAKYPYNANGKAVASGEIDGFVKLIVSSLDGEILGAHIIGQDASELIGEFSLAKTLESTALELHLAIHPHPTLSEMIGEVALQVEGIGLHL comes from the coding sequence ATGAATGATTTGGATCTCATTGTTATCGGCGGAGGCCCCGCCGGGTATGTCGCCGCTTTACGGGCCGCCCAATTGGGGAAAAAAGTAGCTCTCATCGAGGAAAACAAACTAGGAGGCGTATGTTCTAACTGGGGATGTATTCCGACTAAAGCCCTGCTGAAGACAGCGGAGCTTCTAGAAACATGCCGAAAAGCGGACTTTTTTGGAATAGAAATTTCAGGGTTAAAATTCGATTATGCTAAAGTGATTGCTCGAAGTCGGCAGTCGGCAAATCGAATGTCGGCGGGAGTAGAATATCTCTTGAAATCCAGGGGAGTGAGGTGGATTAAGGCCAGGGCCAAGATCGGCAAGAACAAACAAATAAAGGTCTTTTACCCGGACGAAAAAACAGAGGAATTAGGATCCCCTTATATCCTTATCTGCACGGGTTGTAGACCTAAAACCATCCCTTCAATCAAGGTTGATGGCAAGATGATATTGACCAGCAGGGAGGCCCTGGAATCTACAAGGTTACCCAAAAAAATTATTATCGTTGGTGGGGGAGCTATAGGCATTGAATTTGCTTACTTCTATAAATGCATGGGATCGGATGTCGTTGTGGTCGAAATGACTCCCACCATTCTTCCCGGAACGGATAGCGAAATTTCCATGGCCTTGCATAAAAGCTTAACCAAGAAAGGAATTACCCTGTTGAACTCCACCTCGGTGGAAAAATGCTGGGTTATCAAGGATAAACTCCATGTCCGACTCAAGGGAGCTGTAAACGACTCGATAGAATCCGATGCCATGCTTATAGCCATTGGCGTGGCAGCACAACCCAATGAAATACTGGAGGCCGGATTAGATCTTAAAACTATAAATGGTTTCATTGCTGTAGATAATCGATACCAAACCTCTATAGAAGGAGTCTACGCAGCAGGAGACGTCATTGGTCCACCCCTACTTGCTCATGCTGCTTTTAGGGAAGGATGGGAAGCGGTTGAATGCATGTTCCTGGGGAAAAAATCCACAAGACCCCATTTTGTACCCAGCTGTGTTTATTGCCAACCTCAAGTCGCTATGGTGGGAATAACAGAAGAAGAAGCTAAAAAAGAAAACATTCCTTATAAGAGCGCCAAATACCCTTACAATGCCAATGGGAAAGCCGTGGCGTCAGGAGAGATTGACGGTTTCGTAAAGTTGATCGTCAGTAGCCTTGATGGAGAAATCCTCGGAGCGCACATTATTGGGCAGGATGCAAGCGAACTGATCGGAGAGTTTTCTCTGGCAAAAACCTTGGAGAGCACCGCCCTAGAATTGCACCTTGCTATTCATCCTCATCCCACTCTGTCTGAAATGATCGGTGAAGTAGCCCTCCAAGTTGAAGGAATCGGACTTCATTTATAA
- a CDS encoding c-type cytochrome, producing the protein MKKITVLTLALSIMSWGSVFAQQNNPYSPSDKQVVSQGKELYFKMGCNGCHGAGGGGGMCPSFIDDVWVFGSDDQTLFKLIKGQIPQQTMPRMFGGVLTDDEIWKLITFVRYCKVAAAGQGGTAAGQISIDKKSCAIVEADPHWLKAVLPRLSGYQAQYVLVFDGSAKNFSSAEDAKLSGLTIAVLDNSAGKEIALSVHAKPKVYPDHERELGKPLEDLLAGKVEAAILWSPLAAFYAMELDSSRKLKMLPFTKSYSVPKGFEGQEQSSMVYVTKCADALLNVLKVYNVAPK; encoded by the coding sequence ATGAAAAAAATCACCGTTCTTACTTTAGCATTGTCTATAATGTCATGGGGTAGTGTTTTTGCCCAACAAAATAATCCCTATTCTCCCTCGGACAAACAGGTTGTTTCCCAAGGTAAAGAGCTTTATTTCAAGATGGGTTGCAACGGTTGTCATGGAGCCGGAGGAGGAGGGGGAATGTGTCCTTCTTTTATTGATGATGTCTGGGTATTTGGAAGTGATGATCAGACCCTTTTTAAACTCATAAAAGGGCAAATACCCCAGCAGACCATGCCTCGGATGTTTGGAGGGGTGCTGACCGACGACGAAATATGGAAATTGATCACTTTTGTGAGATATTGTAAAGTTGCAGCCGCCGGGCAAGGAGGGACGGCTGCAGGGCAAATCAGTATTGACAAAAAAAGCTGTGCAATCGTTGAAGCCGACCCGCATTGGTTAAAAGCTGTTTTACCCCGGCTGAGCGGTTATCAAGCCCAGTATGTTTTGGTTTTCGACGGGTCTGCAAAAAATTTCTCCTCTGCTGAAGACGCCAAGCTTTCGGGGTTAACCATTGCCGTGTTGGACAACAGTGCCGGCAAGGAAATTGCCCTTTCCGTGCATGCCAAACCCAAAGTCTATCCTGATCATGAAAGGGAATTGGGAAAGCCCCTGGAAGATCTTTTAGCCGGTAAAGTAGAAGCGGCGATTTTATGGAGTCCTCTTGCCGCTTTTTATGCCATGGAGTTGGATTCATCCCGAAAGCTAAAAATGCTTCCTTTTACCAAGTCTTATTCCGTTCCTAAGGGATTTGAAGGCCAAGAGCAGAGTTCCATGGTCTACGTGACGAAATGTGCAGATGCTTTGCTCAATGTGCTTAAAGTCTATAATGTAGCTCCTAAATAA
- a CDS encoding methanol/ethanol family PQQ-dependent dehydrogenase produces MTMKLKKPKKYTVAKKATVLAAFGLMGSLPLAKANDELIKLEKDPAQWVMQNKNYANTRFSELTQINTKNVSRLRLAWSFSTGALRGHEGGPLVVGSTMYVHSAYPNHVYALDLTQKPYAIKWQYTPVQNSQAVAVACCDVVNRGLAYANGKLFLATLDGQIIALDANTGKELWKAKHADVTKGETITGAPLVVKDKVLVGVSGGEFGVRGRVGAYDINTGNRVWLAYSQGPDEEVLLDSDFNKEFPQHGGPGDGTKTWPGEQWKLGGGTTWGWYSYDPALDLFYYGTGNPGTWNAEQRKGGDNKWSCSIIARRPDTGKARWAYQMTPWDAWDYDGINEMILPDLTVKGKKTPCLVHFDRNGFGYVLDRRTGQLIEAHPFVYENWAKEISKENDRPVEIPEKRTKQGVDTKGICPNSMGGKDQQPAAYNPQTGLFYVPTNNMCMNYEGVEATYTAGAPYVGANVLMYSGHEGKDDYYGAFICYDALKGKRVWEIHEHFPVWSGPVVTAGGLAFYGTMDGWFKAVDIKTGKVLWQQKLGSGIIGNPITFLGPDKKQYVAVYSGVGGWFGIAVAQNLPPDDPYAGLGAVGVAYQAGLPKATTIGGELYVFSLE; encoded by the coding sequence ATGACAATGAAATTAAAAAAGCCTAAAAAATATACGGTAGCCAAGAAAGCTACCGTGTTGGCGGCATTCGGTTTAATGGGTTCCTTACCCCTTGCAAAAGCGAATGATGAATTAATTAAACTCGAAAAAGATCCTGCCCAATGGGTCATGCAAAACAAAAATTACGCCAATACGCGTTTTAGTGAGCTGACCCAGATTAATACCAAGAATGTATCTCGGCTGCGTCTTGCTTGGAGCTTTTCAACGGGGGCCTTGCGTGGGCATGAAGGAGGACCCCTGGTTGTGGGTTCGACGATGTATGTTCATTCGGCTTATCCCAACCATGTTTATGCCCTGGATTTAACCCAGAAACCTTATGCGATTAAATGGCAATATACACCTGTTCAGAACAGCCAGGCGGTAGCGGTAGCCTGTTGCGACGTGGTGAACAGGGGACTTGCCTATGCCAACGGAAAGCTGTTTTTAGCTACCTTGGATGGACAGATTATCGCTCTTGATGCGAATACGGGCAAGGAGCTTTGGAAAGCCAAGCATGCGGATGTGACTAAAGGAGAGACCATTACAGGGGCTCCTTTGGTAGTAAAAGACAAGGTGCTCGTTGGGGTATCTGGAGGGGAATTCGGGGTCAGGGGAAGAGTGGGAGCCTACGATATCAATACGGGCAACAGGGTGTGGTTGGCTTACAGCCAAGGGCCGGATGAAGAAGTATTGTTGGATTCCGATTTCAACAAGGAATTTCCCCAGCATGGGGGACCCGGGGATGGAACGAAGACTTGGCCCGGAGAACAGTGGAAACTTGGAGGAGGAACCACTTGGGGATGGTATAGCTATGATCCTGCCCTTGATCTTTTCTATTATGGTACGGGAAACCCGGGTACGTGGAATGCGGAGCAGAGAAAAGGAGGGGATAACAAGTGGTCCTGTTCTATTATTGCAAGAAGACCTGACACGGGGAAAGCGCGCTGGGCCTACCAGATGACTCCATGGGATGCTTGGGACTATGATGGAATCAACGAGATGATCCTGCCCGATTTGACGGTCAAGGGAAAGAAGACTCCCTGCCTTGTCCATTTCGATCGTAATGGCTTTGGCTACGTGTTGGATAGAAGAACGGGACAGTTAATAGAAGCCCATCCCTTTGTCTATGAGAATTGGGCAAAGGAGATTAGCAAGGAAAATGACAGGCCTGTTGAAATTCCTGAAAAAAGGACCAAGCAGGGGGTGGATACCAAGGGCATTTGTCCCAATTCCATGGGGGGTAAAGACCAACAGCCTGCAGCTTATAATCCTCAGACCGGGTTGTTTTATGTTCCCACCAATAATATGTGCATGAATTATGAAGGGGTAGAAGCCACCTATACTGCTGGAGCTCCCTATGTCGGTGCCAACGTGCTGATGTATTCGGGTCATGAAGGCAAAGACGATTATTACGGAGCATTCATTTGCTACGATGCCCTTAAAGGGAAAAGAGTATGGGAAATCCATGAGCATTTCCCTGTTTGGAGTGGTCCAGTGGTAACGGCTGGAGGACTTGCTTTTTACGGGACAATGGACGGATGGTTTAAGGCTGTGGATATCAAAACAGGAAAAGTGCTGTGGCAACAAAAGTTAGGATCGGGAATTATCGGCAATCCTATAACCTTTTTAGGTCCGGATAAAAAACAGTATGTTGCCGTCTATTCGGGCGTGGGTGGATGGTTTGGTATCGCCGTGGCTCAAAACCTGCCTCCTGACGATCCCTATGCAGGTCTTGGGGCTGTGGGTGTTGCTTATCAAGCCGGTCTTCCTAAAGCCACGACCATTGGCGGTGAACTTTACGTGTTTTCCTTGGAATAA
- a CDS encoding MFS transporter produces MKLFFRTGLFNYPSFKIAFWGQSVSFIGSWIYLVGLSWLAFQITRSPFGLGLVGFSSTLPSLFFSFFSGLTADKFPRLKIVVASQFANCLLSLLLGLLSSLKMVNLYELLILSMAMGIFSNIELPSRQALFLSFLPNTEIKRAIAINGLQFNLAKMIGPAAAAMLIPLYGLSSCFFINSLSYLVSILSFIMACSKNRKIEPSSSKTSLKKSFLSLISNPCISYPALLLGVVTLCGWSYAILLPYISSHVYNKGSQGLSMFYSASGLGAVVSTLIISFFPNMFSSLTLRQLSLIIFCSSLFLFSFFPPFLIALFLIALLGFGLSLFVSATTMILQERIPGESRGMAFGLSTFFFQGFFALGNLFMGTLAQFVGVRLSLVIGVISCAMAFIFLSTQPKP; encoded by the coding sequence ATGAAGCTTTTTTTTCGAACAGGCTTATTTAATTATCCTTCCTTTAAAATCGCCTTTTGGGGCCAATCCGTTTCTTTTATCGGCAGTTGGATTTACCTGGTGGGACTGAGTTGGCTTGCTTTCCAGATTACCCGTTCTCCCTTTGGCCTGGGTTTGGTCGGTTTTTCATCCACTCTTCCCTCTTTATTCTTTTCTTTTTTCTCAGGGCTAACCGCGGATAAATTTCCAAGGCTTAAGATCGTCGTCGCAAGCCAATTTGCAAATTGCCTCCTCTCTTTATTGCTGGGATTGCTCAGCTCTCTAAAAATGGTCAATCTCTATGAACTGCTTATTCTTTCCATGGCAATGGGTATTTTCAGCAATATAGAACTTCCTTCAAGACAGGCTCTCTTTCTTTCCTTTCTCCCCAATACCGAAATCAAAAGGGCCATCGCGATAAACGGATTGCAATTTAATTTGGCAAAAATGATCGGTCCGGCGGCCGCCGCTATGCTTATACCTCTTTACGGCTTATCCTCATGCTTTTTTATCAACAGCCTTTCTTACCTCGTTTCTATCCTCTCTTTCATTATGGCTTGTTCAAAAAATCGGAAGATTGAGCCCTCCTCTTCAAAAACATCTTTAAAAAAAAGCTTTCTTTCCCTTATTTCTAATCCCTGCATCTCTTATCCTGCCCTCCTGCTTGGTGTTGTTACCCTTTGTGGCTGGTCGTATGCCATCCTCCTTCCTTATATCTCTTCTCATGTTTATAACAAAGGATCGCAAGGGCTATCCATGTTTTACAGCGCAAGCGGACTCGGAGCCGTTGTATCTACCCTGATTATCAGTTTTTTCCCCAATATGTTTAGCTCTTTAACATTAAGGCAACTCTCCTTGATTATTTTCTGCTCCTCTCTCTTTCTTTTTTCTTTTTTTCCCCCCTTTTTGATCGCCCTCTTTTTGATCGCCTTGTTAGGCTTTGGCCTTAGTCTTTTTGTGTCGGCTACAACGATGATTCTCCAGGAAAGAATCCCCGGGGAGTCAAGAGGAATGGCTTTTGGCCTGAGTACTTTTTTTTTCCAAGGTTTTTTTGCATTGGGAAATCTCTTTATGGGAACATTGGCTCAATTTGTAGGTGTAAGATTGAGCCTGGTGATAGGGGTGATCAGTTGTGCGATGGCCTTTATTTTTTTAAGCACCCAACCTAAACCCTAA
- a CDS encoding NAD(P)-dependent oxidoreductase, with translation MSKRIGFVGVGRMGANMARRLHDLKYPVTVVYDINEKAAQELAKEIGAEATNKLARVTELSDVIFTVVSDDAAMHKIFAKNGDSLLINAKGKIFINTATISPQTHIEVGKLCEEVGAEAIEACMASSIPQARNGTLYFMLGGKKQVVDEVEPILKDMSSSRRYCGELGSAAKVKALVNMVMNINTAALAEGLGLAKALNLDLNMIREVFSQTGADSRVLHTDGEDMQNREHSCFFSAEHALKDSGIALNLAKATGLNLPLAQATYNQYQRLVKKGFGQLDKSAISELTFPDRHGLDKD, from the coding sequence ATGAGCAAAAGAATCGGATTTGTAGGCGTAGGAAGAATGGGTGCAAACATGGCGCGCCGTCTTCATGATTTAAAATATCCGGTGACCGTTGTCTATGACATTAATGAAAAAGCAGCTCAGGAGTTAGCCAAAGAAATAGGAGCTGAAGCCACGAATAAACTGGCAAGGGTAACCGAGCTCTCCGATGTGATTTTCACCGTGGTTTCCGATGATGCTGCCATGCATAAAATATTTGCAAAAAATGGGGACAGCCTTTTGATCAATGCGAAGGGTAAAATATTTATCAATACCGCCACGATTTCACCTCAAACCCATATTGAAGTGGGCAAACTCTGTGAAGAAGTCGGAGCCGAAGCCATAGAAGCTTGCATGGCCTCCAGTATTCCCCAGGCCAGAAACGGCACCCTTTATTTTATGCTTGGAGGCAAAAAACAGGTCGTTGATGAAGTTGAACCCATTCTCAAAGACATGTCCTCATCCAGAAGATATTGCGGGGAACTGGGTTCGGCGGCAAAGGTAAAAGCTCTAGTCAATATGGTGATGAATATCAACACCGCGGCCCTAGCCGAGGGACTTGGACTTGCAAAAGCTTTGAACTTGGACTTAAACATGATAAGGGAGGTTTTTTCCCAGACAGGAGCCGATTCAAGGGTACTCCATACCGATGGAGAAGATATGCAAAACAGAGAACATAGTTGCTTTTTCTCTGCTGAACATGCCCTAAAAGATAGCGGCATAGCTCTGAATTTGGCAAAAGCAACGGGACTCAATCTTCCTCTTGCTCAAGCGACCTACAATCAATACCAAAGACTCGTCAAAAAAGGGTTTGGTCAGCTAGATAAGTCCGCAATTTCCGAATTAACTTTCCCCGACCGTCACGGGTTGGATAAAGACTAA